ACCAGCGCGGTCTCCAGATCGGCGTCGCGATCTTCCCCTCGCTCGACGGCGAGCCGCTCGAGGACGCGACGCTGAAGGTCGCCGAGGCGTGGAAGCCGGGGTTCAAGGGCCAGGACAATGGCGCCCTGATCGCCGTCTTCCTCAAGGAGCGCAAGGTCCGGATCGAGGTCGGCTACGGCCTCGAGGGACAGGTGCCGGACGGCGTCGCCGGCCGGATCATCCGCGAAGTCATCGCCCCCGCCTTCCGCTCCGGCGACTACGCCGGAGGCCTCGCCGACGCGGCGTCCACGGTCGGCGCCCGCGTCTTCCGCGACAACTCGGCCCCGCCGCCGCGCCGCTCGACCCGCGCGGCGCGCGTCGGCGGCAAGCTGACGGTGATGGGGCTGGTCCTGCTCTTCGTCTTCGTCCGCTTCATCGCCCGCGCGGCCTTCCTCGGCCGGCGCGTCGGCGGCGGCATCCCCTGGTGGGCGCTGCTCTTCCTCGGC
This portion of the bacterium genome encodes:
- a CDS encoding TPM domain-containing protein — encoded protein: MAVLAFVGGARAFDVPPAPPRFVHDGADLLGEEGRARLEDRLAALNQRGLQIGVAIFPSLDGEPLEDATLKVAEAWKPGFKGQDNGALIAVFLKERKVRIEVGYGLEGQVPDGVAGRIIREVIAPAFRSGDYAGGLADAASTVGARVFRDNSAPPPRRSTRAARVGGKLTVMGLVLLFVFVRFIARAAFLGRRVGGGIPWWALLFLGGRGGGWGGGSWGGGGGFGGGGGGGFGGGGASGGW